The nucleotide window ACCACATGCGGAAGTTACCCTCGGGGGTTTCGTAGTGGTGGATGTCGGGGGCGGGGATGTCGTAGCCGCGGATGGCGCCGGGAGTGCCCTCCTGGGTGGGCCGTCCGAGGTACAACTGAGCGTCGGCCAGGTCGCTCTCGTCAAAGAGCCCCTTGAGGACGCACATGTTGGCGTCGTAGATCAACATGGTACCGCAGACGCCGGCCAGGCTGTCCGAGCCCCGGTAGGCGTCGGGGATGCGGTCGGCGTCGCCGAAGGCGAGGTAGAGCTTGTAGAGGGCGTAGTCGGTGTAGGTGAGCTCGCCCCGCTCGTAGGCCGACCCGATCAGCTCGATGGTGGTCGGCGGGCTTGCCGTGTTGGCGAAAGCTCCAGCCGCCAGCACCAAGGCGATCAGAATGGCAAGGCCTTTGGTTCGCATTGAAAATCCCCTTTCTTGGAATAGCCGAAACGGGAAACGATGATAAGGAAGCTTACCGGCGGCCCACTTCACCCCGGGCGGTGAAGTCCGGTCACCAGCGGTTGAAAGAGGTAACGCGAAGGGTAGTAAATTCCATCCGGCATTTTACCACTAACGTTCGAGGCGCGTCAAGGCGCTCCCCCCCCCCAGAACGTGGGGTTTCCGGATTCGGGCGGAGGCTCGATATAGTCGGCGTTTCAGGGCGGGGACGCCGCGTTCCGGGCATCCGAGCCCGGGGGTCAAGCGCGCCCGGATTTTAAGGTAAAATAGACTTTTACCGCTTCAATCGGGGGGTGCGATGAGTTTCAGAGGATACGTGAGGCTGGCGCGGCCCTTCACCCTGCTGGCTCCATTCTTCGGCCTCGTCTGTTTCGCCCTGGTCGCCGCGGGCTCCCCCGTGGGCGGCGAGATCGGGCTCACCTGGGGCACGGCCGTAAAAATTCTCTTGGGCGCCCTGGCCGCGGCCACCCTCAACATGGCCTCCAACACGGTGAACCAGATCTTCGACCGGGAGATAGACGCGGTGAACAAGCCGACACGACCCCTGGTGACCGGCGAGGTGAAAATCCCGGGGGCGGTGGCGGCCTGCATCGCATTATATCTCGCGGCGATCGGCCTCTCGCTCCTGGTCAACCCGCGGTTTTTTATCATCGTTTGTATCACCTGCCTCGTGACCTACTCCTACTCGGGCCCCCCCACCAGGACGAAGCGCAACGCCTTCGCGGCCAACTTCACCATGGCGCTGCCCCGGGGAGGGCTTTTAGTCATCGCGGGCTGGAGCGCGGTGAAGCCCATCTGGTTCGCCGAGCCCTGGTTCATCGCCGCCGTTTTTTTCCTCTTCATCCTCGGGGCCTCGACCACCAAGGATTTCGCCGACATGGAGGGGGACGCCCGGTACGGCTGCCGGACCCTGCCCGTCATCTTCGGGGTGCGCCGGGCGGCGTGGATGATCGCACCCTTCTTCGTCGTCCCCTTCGGGTGCGTGTACCTCGGCCTGGCCCTGGGGATCCTCGAGGGCGACGCGACGGCCCTTTCCATCCTGGCCGGAATCCTCGTCCTCTGGGGGGCGTACATCGTGAGGCTCATCCTGCGGGACCCGAACCGCCTGGCCACGGAGAGCAACCACCCGTCGTGGAAGCACATGTACCTTCTCATGATCGTGAGCCAGGTCGGCTTCGCCGTGAGCTACCTGTTGTAAGATTCATGCCGATATGGCACGCCGCGGTGGCGGGACGACTTAATGGCAGGTGAACGCCCGGTGTCGGTTCCGGGATTCCGGGCCGCAGGCGGCCTCGATGCGCCCCACAAACAGTTCAATCACACCGCTCGCGGCGACAATCCCTCGAACCGAGCGCAGCGAGCTATGCCCCCGGCAAATATCCAGGCCCGTCGTCGCGGAGCCGGGATGCAACGCCCGGCGTTGCCGTTCAAGCACCCTTGAATCGATTCAATGTGCCGCTCGCGGCGACAACCCCTCGAACCGAGCGTAGCGAGCTATGCCCCCGGCAAATATCCATACCCGTCGTCGCGAAGCCGGGATGCAACGCCCCGCGTTGCCCCCCGCGAGGGACTGGTACGATAATTGCGCTAAACCACGGGCGAGGTGAGGGCGATGCGCACCGTGCTCCTGGCCGACGACAACCGTGAATGCCTCGATTCCCTGGCGCGGATGCTGAAACGCTGGGGTTGCAGGTTTCTGCCGGCCGTGGACGTCGCCGAGGCGCTGTGGCTTTTGGAAAAAACCCTGGTGGACCTCGCCATTCTGGACCTAGAAA belongs to bacterium and includes:
- a CDS encoding UbiA family prenyltransferase, whose protein sequence is MSFRGYVRLARPFTLLAPFFGLVCFALVAAGSPVGGEIGLTWGTAVKILLGALAAATLNMASNTVNQIFDREIDAVNKPTRPLVTGEVKIPGAVAACIALYLAAIGLSLLVNPRFFIIVCITCLVTYSYSGPPTRTKRNAFAANFTMALPRGGLLVIAGWSAVKPIWFAEPWFIAAVFFLFILGASTTKDFADMEGDARYGCRTLPVIFGVRRAAWMIAPFFVVPFGCVYLGLALGILEGDATALSILAGILVLWGAYIVRLILRDPNRLATESNHPSWKHMYLLMIVSQVGFAVSYLL